TCCACCCCGGTGGTTCTTCAAGAGGGGAAACCGATGATTTTCAAGACCGGGCGAAATTGATGCATCTCCCGCGGCTGACGTGCACCCCGTGAATTGGTCCGGGTGACATGCGAGTTGGGCGGCAAAATCCGCACGCACGCGAGACGTGTCCGCGAACGCATGATCCGCCCAAGACTGCACCGCTTTCGGGCTCTGGCCTTGCGAAGACGTTTCTGCTGCGGCTTGGGCAAGCTTGTGTGCGCGCGGACTATCCGGCAAAACAACGGCAAGCAGTCGCGCAGATGCAACGCCCGAAAATCTGCAGTCCCATGAAAAACGCTCCGGATACCAATTCACGCATCCGCCTCCCCTCGCCCCGCTTCCGGGTCATGCGCTCCGTGCAGTCGGGTATTCAAGCAGCGGTGGCGGCGGCTCTTCTTTCGGCCCCACTTGTCGCCGCCACTCCCGGAGACTGGACGGCAAAGGATTTCAGCGGCTCGGGTCAGCCGGGAATTTCATCGTCCGGCTCGCGAGCAGCGGCCCGTGTGACGATTGCCAATGACCATCAACCCGCGAAGGCCGAAATCTGGCACCTTGCACTCACGTCGGACATTTCCGTCACGGCCGGACGCGCCTACGAGGTGGCATTCACGGTCAAAGCCTCCGAGGAAACCGCGTTTGAGGTTCTTCTGCAAAAAGCAGGCGAGCCCTACACCACCTTCGCCATCCGCAAAGTCACCGCGGGTCCGGAACCGGTCCCGGTCCAAATCGTCGGCACCTCCCCGTTCAGCACTTCCGACAAGGACCCGGCATCGCTTGCCCGCATCGTGTTGGCCCTCGGCAAAGCACCTGCCGGAGCCAAACTGTCCTTCGACAACATCAAATTCCGTGAAATTCCCCAAAACCCCGCGCCGGCCCGCGCGACGGTGGATTTTGCGCGGCGAATCAACCCGCCTTTGCTCAGCGGCTTCCTGCTGGGCCTTGATGTGAAAGACTTCCTGAAGGGGCCGCCGGACGACGCGATGGTCACTCCGCTGCGCCCCAAACATTGGCGGGTCCGCAGCGAGTGGGCGGAGCGCGTCGCCGGTTGGGGAGCGAAACCGATCGTTCTTTGCTCGGAGGGAAGATACCCGCCCGCCGCCGCGCCCTGGTCCGACGGCTATAAATTCTGGCGGGAACACGTCACAGGGCTGGCGAAAAAACATGGCTCCGCTGTCGTTTATGACATCTGGAACGAACCCGACATGGGCTCGTTTTTCCTCGATTGGCCGGATGCCACATTCGAAAAATTCCTCGAGACCTTCAAGGAAGCCCACAATGCCATTCGTGCGGAGGTGCCGGACGCTGTGATCAGCGGACCTTCCCTCAGCGCGTCCTACCCGCCTTACCGGCTGAGGCAGTTCTTGGAATTTTGCAAGGCCAACAAGCTCACGGTGCAGGCCCTCGCGTTGCACATGTTGGACCGCGATGATGTCGGACTCGACGCCATGAAGGCGGAGATAGCCCGCATCCGCACCGAGTTCATCGGCAATCCGCAGTTCGCCCCGGTAGGAGTCCGCGAGATCCACGTGAACGAATACGCCGCCCCAGGAGACCCCTCCTACCGTCCCGCTTCCATTCTCGCAATCCTCGCCGCCATGGAGGAATCCGGAGTGACCGCGGCCTGCCGATCCTGCTGGGATCACCCCGACGCGCCCGGCATCAACTCGGGATTCGACGGCACGCTCGACGGCCTGCTCACGCACGACACCCGACAGCCCCGCTCCGTCTGGTGGGCCTACAAATGGTATGCGGAAACGGAAGCCGGACGCGTCTCGGCGACCAGCAGCAATCCTTCACTGGTTGTCATGGCCTCGGCCGGGCCGCGGGATTCTCAACCTCCCGCCGCCGCGCAAATCCTCCTCGCATCGAAGGGAGCGGACGGTGCCGCGCGCACGCTCTCCGGCGTCTCCGTCCAGTTGCTCAACCTCGGCGCACTTCCCTTTGTCAGACCCGACACCAAGCAACTCCAAGCCCGCATCGAGCGCATTTCCTTTGTCCCGCCGGGCACACAGGCTGTGACTGCACCGGAGCTTGTGAAAGAAAACCTTGTCGTTCCGGTCGTCCGGGGCGCCGCTTCCCTTTCCTCGCTGACACTCGCCCCCTCCGACGTCCTCCGCATCACGCTTCAAGCGAACTGAATCCGGCCGCCATCGCCGGGGTCTTGGCTGGCAATTATCGGGCCGCGCTCCCGGTCGCGGGGGCCGGTTCCGACGAGTGCACGCGCAAAGTGAGCAGCGCAGCGAGCAGGAAACTCAGGCCGCCGCCGACCACGACCCAGAGCGCATCCACCTGCGGAAAATGCGCCAGCACTTCGCCCAGTCCGAGCGCGATGGCGATCTGCGGAAGCACGATGAAGAAATTGAAGACGCCCATGTAAAATCCCATCTTCTCCGCCGGGAGACAGTTCGAGAGCATGGCGTAGGGCATGGACAAAATCGAGGCCCAGGCGATCCCCACGCCGGCCATGGACAGAAGCAGCATCTCCTTCTGCGTGATGAACGCGACCGAGACCAAACCGAGTCCGCCCAGGACCAAGCAGCCGATGTGGATGGTTTTGGCCGGGAATCGGCGTGCCAAGGCAAGGAGAAAAAAGGAAAAGACAAAGCAGACGCCGTTGTAGACGGAGAAGCTCACGCCGGTCCACTGCCCGGCCTGCGCGACGAGGTCCTTGTATTGCGGCGTGTCTTTCACCGCGCCGAACACGTGGTGCGCGATGGCCGGGGAAAAATAGATCCACATGCAGAAAAGTCCCATCCAGGTGAAAAACTGGACCCAGGCCAGCTGCCGCATCGTGGCAGGCATCGTTTTCAGCCCGTCGATGAATTCACGCATGAACCCGCCGACGCCCTTGTGACCGGCTTTCATGCGCTCGAAAGCGGCCATGTCTTCCGGCGGATATTCCGGCGTGGTCGCTACGGTGTAGAGCACGGCGAGCAGGAATGCCGCGGCTCCCGTGTAAAAGGCAATGTGCACGGCCGGGGGGATTTGTCCCTCCGGTGCCGTGCCGGCCACGCCGAACCAGTTGGCGAGGACGAAGGGCAGCGCGGAGGAAAGCACCGCCCCGAGACCGATGAAGAGACTTTGCACGGCGAAGCCCTGTTTGCGCTGCTCCTCGGGAAGCTTGTCAGCCACGAAGGCGCGGAACGGTTCCATGCTAACATTGACCGAAGCATCGAGGATCCAGAGCAACCCGGCCGCCATCCAAATCGTGCCGGAGTTCGGCATGAAAACCAGGGCGATCGAAGCAAGGATCGCACCGACGAGGAAATAAGGGCGGCGGCGTCCGAGCCGGTTCCACGTGCGGTCGCTCATGTAGCCAATGATCGGCTGCACGATCAATCCGGTGACGGGAGCAGCCAGCCAGAGAAGAGGCAACTCCGACTCCTTCGCGCCAAGCATCTGGTAGATTGACGACATATTGGCCATCTGCAGGCCCCATCCGAACTGGATTCCGAGGAATCCGAACGACATGTTCCAGATTTGCCAGAAAGAGAGATGCGGTTTGTGCTGCATGGGGAGATTGACGGAGGCCAAGGGCTAAACAAAAAACGCTGTGGCGTCCACGGCGAAGATGGTGCGCGGTGAGGGAATCGAACTCCCGACCAACTCGGTGCAGACGAGGCGCTCCACCGCTGGGCCAATCGCGAGAAAGACTAGAACCTATCCCGAAACCTGGCGCGGTGGCGTTGCGGATAATTTTCGTTTGTGGCAAGGAGCAAGCGAAGCGGCTGTATCCTCTGCGATACAGTCCCGGGCGCCGCGACGCAGCCACGGACGGAAAGCGCCGCAACCCTCTCGGGCAGGGCCATGGCGGAGCGTCTGGCTGCGTTGCTTCGCAAGTCACGATGCGCAGAGGCATCGCTCCCTGCTCGCGCCTTGCCATCCGCTCCGCCATGACTCTGCGCCACCCCGCGAGGTTTCGGGATAGGTTCTATGTCGAATGTCCGGCTTTGTGGCCTGGAAATTTGCTGCCCCCTTTTTGGTGGGCGAGCTTGTCCGGCGCTCACGCAGGGCCGGGAGCGTGCAGCCCCGATCCAAGCCGGGGGCCGGCGCATTATCGGACCGGCGGGCTGCGGCTGGCTGCGAGCGGATGACCGCGAGAAGGTTCTTGCCGTTGCCGCCAAAGCGGGGCCTATAGACCGCCGCAATGTCGAAGTTCCTTTCGTTCTGCATCTTGGTTTTGCTGGTCGGCTCCGTTGCGGCCGGGGGTTGGTTCGCGTGGTTGGGACAACAAGGCAGCCGCGGCGGCTCGGGCACCAGAGTGCTGCAGGTGGCGCACGGCCTGCCCACGCACCATCCGGTGCACCGCGGGTTGGAGGAAATGGCGCGGCTCGTGGCCGAGAAGTCCCACGGACGGCTGAAGTTCCGGCTTTTTCACAGCGAGCAGCTGGGCACCGAGGTCGAGTGCCTCGAAAAGGCCCAGGCCGGCACGCTGGCCATCACCAAGGTGAGCGCGGCTGTGGCGGGCAATTT
The window above is part of the Chthoniobacterales bacterium genome. Proteins encoded here:
- a CDS encoding SLC45 family MFS transporter; translated protein: MQHKPHLSFWQIWNMSFGFLGIQFGWGLQMANMSSIYQMLGAKESELPLLWLAAPVTGLIVQPIIGYMSDRTWNRLGRRRPYFLVGAILASIALVFMPNSGTIWMAAGLLWILDASVNVSMEPFRAFVADKLPEEQRKQGFAVQSLFIGLGAVLSSALPFVLANWFGVAGTAPEGQIPPAVHIAFYTGAAAFLLAVLYTVATTPEYPPEDMAAFERMKAGHKGVGGFMREFIDGLKTMPATMRQLAWVQFFTWMGLFCMWIYFSPAIAHHVFGAVKDTPQYKDLVAQAGQWTGVSFSVYNGVCFVFSFFLLALARRFPAKTIHIGCLVLGGLGLVSVAFITQKEMLLLSMAGVGIAWASILSMPYAMLSNCLPAEKMGFYMGVFNFFIVLPQIAIALGLGEVLAHFPQVDALWVVVGGGLSFLLAALLTLRVHSSEPAPATGSAAR